GGCCTGATCCCCATCGGGCTCGGCGCCCGGGACAGCCTGCGCTTCGAGGCGGGGCTCCCGCTTTACGGTCACGAGTATTCCGAGGACCTGGGGCCCCTGGAGGCCGGCTTCGGTTTCTTCGTCAAGGTGGATAAGCCGGGCGGTTTCATCGGCCAACCGGTGCTGAAGCGCCAGAAGGAAGAAGGACTCCGGCGGAAGATAGTCGGACTGCGGCTCGAGAACAAGGGGGTGCCCCGCTCCGGCATGGACGTGGCCGACGCCTCGGGAAACAGGGTGGGCAAGGTGACCTCTGGGGGATACTGCCCCTCCCTGGACGCCAACATGGCCCTCTGCCTCGTCAAGACCCCGGCGCCGGAGGAAGGGGAACACCTCAGCGTCCTGATCAGGGAAAAACCGAAGAAGGGTACCGTGGTGAAAAGACCCTTCTACGACAGGAAAAGCGGGAAACGGTAGCGATACTTTTTGCAAAAAGCCAAAAGGGAGGATGAGAAAGATGACCAAAATACCCCAGGATCTCCGGTACACCAAGGAGCATGAATGGATCAGGATGGAAGGCGGCGTCGGCGTCGTGGGGATAACGGACTACGCCCAGCATGCCATGGGTGACGTCGTCTACGTGGAGTTTCCCGACAAGGGCAGGAAGGTCAAGGCCGGGGAGGACTTCGTCGTCGTCGAGTCGGTGAAGGGGGCGAACGACGTGTTCAGCCCCGTCTCGGGGACCGTCCTCGAGGTCAACGACGCCCTCGAGGAGTCGCCGGAACTGCTGAACGAGGACGCCTACGCCAACTGGCTCGTACGCCTCGAGGTCGCCGACCCCGGGGAACTGGACTCCCTTCTCGATCACGGGGCCTACGCCAAACTCCTCGAGGAACTCGAAGCGGAAAGCCAATAGGAGGTGTTCTTCATGAGCCGGTATACACCCGCTACGGCGGAAGACCGGCGCCGGATGCTCGAATATCTCGGCGTCGGCGACCTCGATGACCTTTACTCGGGCATCCCGGAAAAGGTCCGGCAGAAAAACCTCCCGGACATCCCCAAGGCGCTGTCGGAACCCGAAGTTTTAAGGAACCTACGGGAACTGGCCGGCGCCAATGGAAACATCGACGACCTCGCCTGTTTCCTGGGCGCAGGGGCCTACGACCATTTCATCCCCGCCGCCGTGGACAGCATCATCTCCCTGGGGGAATTCACCACCTGCTACACGCCCTACCAGCCGGAGGTGTCCCAGGGCACCCTCCAGGCCATCTTCCAGTACCAGACCATGGTCTGCGAACTGACCGGCATGGAGGTGTCCAACGCCTCCATGTACGACGGCGCTTCGGCGGTCGCCGAGGCGGCGGTCCTGGCGGCGTCGGCTACAAAGAAAAAGAAGATCCTCTGGGGACAGAACGTCAACCCCCAGACGAGGGACGTCCTCCGCACCTACTGCTGGAGCCGGAGCCTCGAACAGGGTGAATTGCCCGCGGCCGGCGGCACGGTAGACCAGGAAGCGCTGGACGCTGCCCTTTCAGCCGGCGACGTGGCAGCCCTGGTGGTCCAGTCGCCCAGTTTCTTCGGCACCATCGAGGACCTGGAAGCCCTCGCCGAAAAATTGCACCAAGCGGAGGCGCTGCTCATCCTGTCCACGGACCTGCTGGCCCTGGGGACCCTCGAGGCCCCGGGAAAGCTGGGCGCCGACATCGTCGCGGGCGACGGGCAGACCGTCGGCAACCCCATAAGTTTCGGCGGCCCAGCTTTCGGGGTCATCACCGTCAACAAGCCCCTCCTGCGCAGGATGCCGGGTCGCATCTGCGGCCAAACCGTCGACAGCCAGGGGCGGCGGGCCTTCGTCCTGACCCTCCAGGCCAGGGAACAGCACATCCGGAGGGAGAAAGCCACGTCGAACATCTGCTCCAACCAGAACCTCTGCATCGTCGCCGCGTCGGTCTACTTCAGCCTCATGGGGCCCCAGG
The Thermovirga sp. DNA segment above includes these coding regions:
- the gcvH gene encoding glycine cleavage system protein GcvH; amino-acid sequence: MTKIPQDLRYTKEHEWIRMEGGVGVVGITDYAQHAMGDVVYVEFPDKGRKVKAGEDFVVVESVKGANDVFSPVSGTVLEVNDALEESPELLNEDAYANWLVRLEVADPGELDSLLDHGAYAKLLEELEAESQ
- a CDS encoding glycine cleavage system aminomethyltransferase GcvT, whose translation is GLIPIGLGARDSLRFEAGLPLYGHEYSEDLGPLEAGFGFFVKVDKPGGFIGQPVLKRQKEEGLRRKIVGLRLENKGVPRSGMDVADASGNRVGKVTSGGYCPSLDANMALCLVKTPAPEEGEHLSVLIREKPKKGTVVKRPFYDRKSGKR
- a CDS encoding aminomethyl-transferring glycine dehydrogenase subunit GcvPA, coding for MSRYTPATAEDRRRMLEYLGVGDLDDLYSGIPEKVRQKNLPDIPKALSEPEVLRNLRELAGANGNIDDLACFLGAGAYDHFIPAAVDSIISLGEFTTCYTPYQPEVSQGTLQAIFQYQTMVCELTGMEVSNASMYDGASAVAEAAVLAASATKKKKILWGQNVNPQTRDVLRTYCWSRSLEQGELPAAGGTVDQEALDAALSAGDVAALVVQSPSFFGTIEDLEALAEKLHQAEALLILSTDLLALGTLEAPGKLGADIVAGDGQTVGNPISFGGPAFGVITVNKPLLRRMPGRICGQTVDSQGRRAFVLTLQAREQHIRREKATSNICSNQNLCIVAASVYFSLMGPQGLREVGEQIVAKTEYAVSRLEKSGKFRRAFPGVPHFREVALLSERPVAELNSRLLDAGIIGGYPLEPLYPGLKKGWLLAVTENRTKEEIDRLVAVAGGDA